The genome window ACAAAAACCTGAGCGGCTGCTTTAGGAGCGATTCGCACCGTGTGCTGCCCCACCTTTGCCGTGAAGTCCCCTCCAAACGGCTCTCGTTCTAAAAGCGCCACCACGGAACCCGGAACAAGGTCGCGCTCTTTGAGATAACGCAATAGCACGGGGTCCTCATCCACCACTTGGTCTACGATATAGCGTCCAGGAATCGCCATCTCACTGAGAGGACGACCGGTAGAGGGCGTTACCATGAGATTGCGTGAGGGAATAGGAGCCCCATGCGGGCAGGTTGTTGGATGACCCAGCAGGTCATCTATGCGCGATTCGAAATCCTCACTGATATGGTGCTCCAGCCGCTCGGCCTCGGCATGAACCTCTTCCCAGCTGTAGCCAAGGGCATCTACCAAGTAGCGTTCGAGAAGACGATGATGCCGAATAATTTCCAGAGCCACCTTGCGCCCTCGCTCCGTCAGCTGAATGGCATGGTAGGGCGTGTGCTCCACGAGCTGCAACTCCGTTAGGCGACGCAGCATCTTGCTGACGGCGGGCGCGCTCACGTTCAGTCTTGAGGCCAAATCGGCCGTGTTGGCAGAGAGACCCTCAAATTCCATGTTGTAGATGGCCTTGAGATAGTCCTCTACCGACTGTCCGGGAAGATGACTTTGTGTTTCCATTGTTGTCACCTCGGGTTCACTTCTAATTAAACCATGGTTAATATACCATATTCCAAAATGGAAAGTTCCATTTTGATGGCTAGTCCATCCTGTTTTTAACGCATTTGATGACTTTAGAGAGCGGAAAACTAAGCGGTTGTTCTGCCTCACCTCTGCAGGTGGCAGAGGTAGAATGATTGGCTTTAGAGGATAGGTTCTACAATCTACCCTCCGTTTGTATTTGGAGAGGGCAGGTTGGCAAGGAGCAGGGCGCTAAGGCAGGCCAAGGAGGCCCCTAAGACAAAGGGGAGAAAGGCACGATATTGATAGAGCGCTCCTGCAATAAGGCTGGCAGGCAAAAGCGCGATCCCTACCACCATGTGATAGGCTCCTATCTGAGTGGCCAACTTGTCTGGGTCGGAAAAATCGGCGGTAAAGGCGCGTTGGACTCCCTGAGTAAGGGCGTAGTAGAGGCCGTACACCACAAAAAAGACGGCAAGGATGGCCTTGGATGGAGCTAACCCGATGCCCAAGTAGACCACCGCGAAAACAAGGTAGCCGGCTATAACAAGGGGTCTGCGCCCAATGCGATCGCCGAGAATGCCGATATTGTAGTCCAAGAGCACCTCCACCACGTTGAAAAGCGCGTAAAGTGCCATAACTCCTGTAGCCGAGTAGCCGATATCTTGAGCACGCAGCAGGAGAAAAGCGTCGCTGAAATTGCCAAGGTTGAAGAGAAAGACGATAACAAGGAATCGCCGATAGAGCGGGCTTAGCTCCGACCATTTGGGTAGGGAAAGGGCCGTTGCCGGTTTTTGATAGGTAGAGGAGGGCTTTTCATGAACGAACAGCAGGAGGGTAAGAACGGCAAGGAGGCCAGGAATGCCGGCCAAAAGGAAGATGGTACGTAACTGGTGCGATAGGTTGCCTCTTATCGCGTTCAAAATAAGAATGCCTAAAAGCGGCCCTATCACCGCACCAATGGTATCCATGGCACGATGCAGGCCGAAAGCCCGCCCTCGTAGCGCCATTGGGGTAGCTTCCGTGATGAGGGCATCGCGAGGTGCGGTGCGAATCCCCTTGCCTAACCTGTCTATAAGTCGGAGTAAAAGCGCGACAGGCCACAGGGTAACCGACGCCATGAGGGGCTTGGCCAAAGCGCTGCTGCCATAGCCGAAGACGGTGAGCGGCTTGCGCCGCCCAGAACGATCGGAGAGGTAGCCGGAAACAAGACGAAAAAGGCTGGCGACACTTTCCGCAAGCCCCTCGATAAGTCCCACGATAGAGGCTGGTACGCCCAACACAAGGGTAAGAAATCGAGGGATCTGCGTATAGGCCATCTCGGTGGATATATCCATGAAGAGGCTTACAAATCCGAGTGCGATCACTGTGTTGCTAAGGCGCTGCGGGGTTGTTTCAGCTTGTGTTTCCGTTTCGATAGACATCACGAACTCCTTCGGTAGTCTCTCCTATATGGCGTATGGCGCTTTTTGGGGCACTATGCGGTCTAGACTTCAGCTCCCTTTGCGGGAGTGAAGAGCAGGCGGAGCGTTTCCGCGATGTGTTTTAGCCCCAGCGTCTGCAAGGTACGATAGCCTTCTACCTCTGCAGTGATGGGGCCGTCGTAGCCGATCTCTTGAAGGGCTATGCCTACCCGCTCCCAAGGCACATCGCCTTGGGCTGGGTTGCAAAAACCATTGATATTGCCTATAGTGGTTCGGAAATCCTTTACATGCACCTTGCGAATGCGTTTGTTCAAAATGCGGATCCACTGATCCGGATAGCCGAAGGCAAGCACATTGCCTACATCGAAGTAGGCTCCCACATAGGGGTGGGCTATGGTGTCGAGCAACTGAGCAAATTCGAGAGGTGACAGCAGAAAGCGATTCCACACGTTTTCCACTCCAATATGCACGCCAAAACGCTCGGCTTCGGGGGCAAGGCGCTTTAACCCCTCTAAGGTGAGCCGGTAGACGACATCGTAGGGGGAATCGGGAGTCACCACGCCTGGCACCACAAGGGCGGTGTCGGCACCAAGCCAGTGTGCCACTTGAAGCTGACACCGTACCACCTCGAAGCCCTTCTCACGGAGGGTTGGGTCTGGTGCGGCGATGGGGTACTTCCAACCGAGGCCCGTCGAAAGGCTAAGGAGTTTTATCCCACATCGCGCCGCATCTTCGGCGATGCGGCGGGCGCTTCGCTCGTCTAACTGTAAAGAGACCTCGCCCTCTTCAGCCAAGTTTACCTCCACGCAATCGAACCCGGCCGCTTTGGCCATTTCAAACGCCCGATGGAGCGGCAGGCCGGAGGGCAACGACCAAGCATTGATGCCGATAAGAGGCATGAACGTATCTCCTTCCCTTGTTTGATCGGCATTTCGGCAAAGCAGCGCTCAATTCCTACCTTGCTTTTCACTGGCGCCCTTGCAGGAGGATAGACGTTTGAGCAAGAATTAACTTTGCAGTTCGTAGAAGGAGGGCCGGAATGATTGATGTGACCTGTGTAGGGGTGTTAGTTGCCGATGTGGTTGGGAAGCCCATCGATCGCTTCCCTGACAGAGGGAAGTTGGCTTTGGTGGAGCGGATCGAGCTGCACGCTGGAGGCGGGGTCTCCAATACCGGTACCGCGCTTGCGCGCTTAGGCATTTCGACGGCTGCCGTGGGAAAAGTAGGAAAGGACGGTTTTGGCGATTTTTTAACCCATCATCTTGCCGCACAGGGGCTTGATGTGTCGGGGATCGCGCGTGACGCACAGGAGGCCACCTCTTCAACCATGGTTTTGGTGCATAGCGACGGAGAGAGAAGTTTTCTGCACTATTTGGGAGCTAACGCCGCGCTTACTTTGGAGGATATTGATTTTCAAAAGATACAGCAAAGCCGTATCCTGCATATCGCCTATGCGTTTTTGCTGCCGGGGTTAGATGGTCATCCAATGGTAGATCTTCTGAAACGTTCGCGCGAAGCGGGAGTGCGCACGAGCCTCGATACGGCTTGGGACGCCAAGAACCGTTGGTTCTCCCTGATACAATCGTATCTGCCTTATGTAGACTACTTTGTGCCGAGTTGGGAAGAGGCGCGTAAAATGGCGGGAGATCGCGACGACCCACGAGATGTCGCCAAGTTTTTTCTCGATCATGGGGTACATATTGTGGGCTTGAAGTTGGGGGAAAGGGGCTGCTACATACGATCTGCTGAGGGCGAAGAGGTGCAGCTTCCTGCCTTTAAGGTGCCTGCTGTGGACGCACTAGGAGCGGGAGATGCATGGGTGGCCGGCTTTTTAGCCGGCGTGGTAAAACAGCTGGATTTGGAGCGCTGCGCCTGGCTTGGCAACGCGGTGGGGGCTTCTTGCGTAATGTCTCTCGGAGCGACGAGCGGAGTGCGTGGGTGGGAAGAGACCTTAGAGCTGATCCGCCAGCACGGCGGCCCAAACTTCGAGCGCTGAGATGCCTGCCGAATCGTCACTTCGCATCGCTATGTTCACGCCCTGGAAGGCGCAGTGCGGCATTAGCGATTACAGTCGCCATCTTGTAGAGGCTTTAAAAGCGCTTCCCGACGTGGAGGATGTGGTTATCGTGGAGCCGCCCAGCGATGCCGCTAAGCTCTCCACGTGGCAGGCGGTTTGGCGGCGAGGTGCACGCAGGCGGCTTTACCAATCCCTTGGGCAGCAGATGAGCCGGCAGGGCATCCATATCGCCCATATACAGCATCAGTATTTCTTTTTTGGCGGCGTCTCTCCTTTAAAGAATCGCTTTCTTGACTTCCTCCAGGCGGTTCGCCCTCCCGTTGTCATGACGGTACATGAGCTTGCATTGCCCCAAGATTCCTCCTTGTTGAGAAGGCTTGCACTGACTAAAGTGAACCGAGTCTCCTTTCTCGCACCAAACCTTCAACGCCTCGTGGTTCACACGGAGGCCGATCGCGTGGCGCTACAGAATATCGGGTGCGATCCGGATAAGGTAATACGCATGCCGCATCCCGTTCCTCCGGCCGCACCCATGCCCGATGCAGCGCAGGCTAAACGCGTCTTGAATCTGCAGGGAAAGCAGGTGCTCACCATTTTTGGCTTTATCTCTAAGAAAAAGGGGCATTTCGTGGCTCTGGAGGCGCTGCGTCAGTTGCCTCCCAATGTGGTGCTTCTCCTTGCTGGAGGCAGGCACCCGGACGACCGCACCGACTATGTAGACCAGATTTATCGGCGCGCTGAAGCGTGGAATTTAAGAGACCGCCTTGTAGTTACCGACTATCTGCCTGAGACCTCTATTCCCACTGTTATGGCGGCCACCGACATCGCCCTGGCACCCTACTTACAAACGTCAGGCTCCGGCTCCTTGGCCAATCTGCTTGCCTATGGACGCGCCATTGTGGCCTCTAACATTCCGCCACATATCGAGATCGCCGCCTCCACCGATCCTGCCTGCCTCCATCTCGTTACCGTAGGCAACCCCACGGCGTTGGCGCGAGCCGTGGAGGGACTGCTTGGCGACCCGCATGGCCTGCGGATGCTACAAGAGGCGGCGTTGCGGTATGCAAAAGCTCACCCCTATTTGCAGATGGCCCGCAATTTGGTGACGCTCTACCGGGACCTGCTGCGGAGATGAGCTAAAGTGAACAACCGTGTTGGCATAGATGGCCGAACCCTCACCGGCCCCTTTACGGGCGACCGCTCCTATTGGCGTGGCCTGCTCTCGGCCATCGCGCCGCTAGCTCCTGACCTTCAGTTTTATGTTTACAGCCATCGTCCGTTTCCTGCAGGTGTGCTCCCTCCTGCATCAAACCTTGTTTTGCGCGTGATCCCTTCCCGTAACGAGCGATTTTGGAGCCTGTTCACACTGCCGGCCTGCGCCCGAAATGACCGTTGTGCCCTGCTCCATGTGCAGTATAGCGTGCCTTTTGGCTGTTCCTGCCCGGTGATTACCACGGTGCACGATATCTCTTTCCGTCTCCACCCAGAATGGTTTCCATGGAAGCATCGCCTCCTGCTCAACATCGGGGTAGCGCTCGCTATAAGGCGCGCAACGAAAGTGATTACGGTATCTGAGACATCACGTCAGGACATCTTGCGTCTATACCAATGCCCTCCCGATCGGGTGGTGGCTATTCCCAATGCCATCTCCCCCCTCTTTTTTCAGCCTATTGCCGTTACAGAGGCGCAGCGTTTGGTGCAAGAAAAGTACGGGGTCTCCACCCCCTTCGTGCTTGCCGTGGGGGTTTTACAGCCAAGAAAGAATATCGAGACGCTTGCGGCCGCCTTTGGAATCGCCCATGCGAGATACGGCAAGCCCCTTGCCCTCGTGCTGGTGGGTAAGCAAGGATGGGGAGTTCAAGAGGAGACGATTCGCGCACGAGTGGCTCAATATGGCGGCGCCAGCGCTGCCGATTCCCTTGTGTTTACGGGTTATGTGCCGGATGAGGACTTGCCTTTCCTCTATACGGCCTGCACCGTTTTCGCCTATCCATCGCTTTATGAAGGCTTTGGCATCCCGCCACTCGAGGCCATGGCGTGCGGGGCACCGACTCTCGTGGCGCACGCGCCTCCCATGCCCGAGGTGGTGGATGAGGCAGCGCTCCTTATCTCTCCTAAAAATCCATGGGCATGGGCGGATGCTCTGCTTGCAGTGCTACAGGATGCAGACCTGCGAGATAGGCTGAGAGAAAAAGGGCCGATTCGCGCACGTTGTTTCTCCTGGGAAGAGAGTGCGCGTCGCACCTTGGTGCTCTATCGGCAGATACTCGCCACCGCATCTTCCTTAGCCTAGTTAGCAGAGACGACCCTTCCTCTGCCTGCTCCAAAATCCTCCCACCTCTGTACTTCAGTCACTATGCCTATTGGGCAGGGAGAATGTAGCTGGGAAAGTTCTGCAAAATTGGGACACAAGTACCAATAATCCCCTTATGAAGGATGCAGCCTAGTGGCTTTCGAGAGAGTTTCTCGAAAAAGCCTCTCTGCACCTCACTATTCAAGATGAACTCTGAGCGTTTCAAGGAGTAACGTTATGGAACGTGGGCTTTATGCCGCCGCTTCCGCCATGGTCGCTCAACAGACCATTCAAGACGTAATCGCGCAAAACGTTGCCAATGCGACGACGGTGGGTTATAAGCAGGACGTGCCCACTTTTCGTTCGCTCACGGCTTTGGAGCTTGAGCGTCTGAACGGAAATAGCTCCCAAGGGGTGCCCATCGGAGAGCTTGGAACGGGAGTGATGCCCGACCGGATCTATACGGACTGGAGCGTTGGCCCTATCGAGCAGACAGGCAATCCCTTGGATGCGAGCCTGGGTCAGGGGCTTTTCTTTGCGGTGAGCACTCCAGCCGGAGAACGCTACACGCGAGCTGGCAACTTCCGCTTAGATGGCCAAGGCAATCTCTATACGGCGGCCGGCTTTCCTGTGCTCGACGATCGGGGACAGCCGATCAACGTGGGACGCGGGCCGAACGTAGCGATTGACCGCATGGGCAATGTTACGGTGAACAACAAGCCGGTGGCGCGCTTACGCATTGTGCGCATTGACCCCAACTTTCTACAAAAGCAGGGCGATTCGCTTTTCGCCCTTGTCGGCGGCCCGGCGCCTGTTCAAGTAAATAACCCACAGGTGCTGCCAGGAACCCTGGAGCAATCCAACGTCAACGTGGTAACGGGTTTGGTGGACCTCATTGTTGTACAGCGCAACTACGAGATGGCTCAGAAGGCCATTCTCACCCAAGATGAGCTGTTAAAGCAGACCACCAATAATGTGGGCAGTGTTTCTTAGGTTACTTCTTAAGGTTTTCTTAGGCGTGCAAGCGTGCCTGGGAGCGCAAGCATCCCGCTTGCATCTATCTACGGCCGGACCTTCGGCATAGCGCGTGTCGAAGGAGGCCGTTCGCGCTCGTCCGATTGACAGCGCTCTACTCAACGCTTTTTAAGGGCATCTAGCCCCTAACAACTTTACATTTGGAGGAACGGCATCAACCATGGATCGCGCGCTTTTTACCGCCGCAACAGGGCTTGCGGCACAACAGCTTAGTCTCGACGTCATCGCCAACAACCTTGCCAACGTCAGCACGGTAGGCTTTAAGGCCAGCCGAGTGGACTTCGAGGACCTTATCTACCAAACCCCCCAGGAGCCAGGAACGCAGACCGGCCCGAACTCCATGCTGCCCACTGGTCAGCAGATAGGGCTTGGTGTCTCTTCTGGAACCACCACGACGGTAAATACACAAGGCACGTTCCAGCAGACAGGCCGGCAATACGACCTGGCCATCCAGGGAAACGGATACTTCAAAATTCTTATGCCAGATGGAACAACCGCCTACACCCGAGCGGGCAACTTCTCAGTGGACGGAACGGGCAAATTGGTTACACCAGATGGCTATGCGTTACAGCCGGAGATCGTGATACCGCCCGATGCGGTCTCCTTCTCTGTTAGCCCCGATGGGCAGGTAAGTGTACGACGCGCCGGCCAGCAGCAGCCCACCGTTGTGGGGCAGCTTCAGCTCACTACATTTGTGAACCCGGCCGGCCTCCGTGCGATGGGCGGCAACCTCTTCATGCCCACGCCGGCCTCTGGCCCAGCGGTAGACAGCACACCGGGAACACAGGGGGCGGGCACACTGCAACAAGGGGTCATCGAATCGTCCAACGTGGATATCGTCTCCGAGATGGTGCGGATGATCATTCTGCAACGGGCTTACGAGACAAACTCGAAGGTCATTCAATCCGCCGACAGCATGCTCGGCATTGCAAACTCTATCAAGCAGGGCTAGTGGTATGAAGCGATGCACGTTCTTTCTGGGCCTTTGGCTCGTGTGCGGATTTCATAGCACGGGATATGCTGCCAAAAAGCCTGACAAGTCCGCGCCCACGGGAGTCACCATCGTTGCCAAAGCAGAAAGTGTTGTGAGCGGCAGCCTTATTCACGTGGGTGACATCGCCACCATTCAAGGCGGAAGCCCTACGTTACAGCAGGCCATCGCTGCCGTTGTCGTTGGAGTAGCACCGCTTCCTGGACTGTCGCGCTCGATCATGGCGGGCGATATATTAGTTCATCTGCGTGAAGCGCAGTTGGCCAGTCCTTCCATCCACATCAAAGCGCCAACCATGATTTTGGTGCGACGTGCCGCCAACAATGTGGCGGCCAACCAGATCGTGCAGGTCGCTTTAGCCGCCGCGCAAAAGGCTGTTCAGGGCATTGCAGGGGCCGTGATCGTGCCCGATCCTGTGGAAGGGAATATGGTGCTGCCAACAGGGCAGCTTCAGATAGTCGCCGGCCAGGTAGGCGGCGACCCTGGCCTCGGAACGCTCTTCGTGCCCGTTAACCTTTATGTGGACGACAAACTCGTGCAGGCCACCACCGTGACGTTTCATGTTCATCGAAGGTTGCAGGCCCTGGTGGCGAATCGAACGCTTGAACCGCGGGATATCCTGCAACCCGACGATGTTTCGCTGGTGACCGTAGACCTCCCTCCTGGTTTTAACGACCCCATCACCGACGCCAAGGAGGCGATAGGAAAGCGGGCCACACGCCGCATTTTGGCCGGCGCGCCCATCCCAGCATCCGCTCTGGAGGTGCCGCCGGTAGTGCAGGCTGGAAATATCATCACCGTGCTATACGTTGTGGGGCAGGCGCGCATTACCGCCTATGGCACCGCACAACAGTCGGCACGAATAGGCGATACCATCCACGTCTACATCACCTCAACTCATAAGATCATTGATGCGGTTGTGCTAGATGCGCATACCGCGGAGGTGATGAACAACTGATGAAAGGAGCTACAAAGATGCGACGAAGCTTTCGGTGCTTTTTGGCTTTTGCTATTTTCGTGTTGGGACTGTCGCTAGCAGCCCCTCGAGTAAAGGCGCAGTCGCTCTTCCCAGTAAAAGAAGCCAACGAGGAGCTTAAAGGAAGCAGCAGTGCCTCCGCCGCCTCTCTTTTCAGCGACCTTCGTGCCCACAACGTTGGCGATGTCCTCACCATCACGGTAGCGGAGAGCACAACGGCCCAAACCACGGCGAGCACCAAGGCCTCACAAACCGATTCGGTAGATGCTTTTGGTGGGACAGGGCTTATCCACAACTTTTTCCGTAGCTTGGCTCTCTCGGCCTCGAACTCGCGTAACGCCACAGGCGATGGCACCACATCGCGCTCCGGCACGTTTGTAACGACGCTGTCGGTGCGCGTAAAGAAGGTGCTCCCGAACGGGACACTGCTTGTGGAGGGCTCCCGCGTGATGAAAATCAACAAAGAGACTCAGAAGATCACCTTTACAGGCATCGTACGTCCAGAGGACATTGGGCCTGACAATACGGTGCCTTCAAGCCTAGTAGCCGATGTAAAGGTTGCCTACGATGGTAAAGGGATCGTGGGGGATACCCAGCATGAAGGCATTCTTACACGCATCTTTCGCTTCCTCTTTTAGGCACGAAGAAGCACGAATGGAGTAATGAGGCAAAAAGAGATGGCACGACTTATCGTTCTATGGGTTGCTGGGGTAATGGCATTTGGGCTTTGTACCGCCGCCTGGGCCGATGCACCGCCCTCCAACGCTCCCGCTCAAAATACCTTGAAGCCCTCAGCGCCTACGTCCGCCCCCGCAGAGGCAACGGCCAACGCCGGTTTCGTTCCTATCAACGGGCTGACACGGGTGAAAGATATCGCGAACCTACAGGGGGTACGAGGAAACCAGCTCATCGGCTACGGTCTTGTCGTGGGGCTGGAAGGCACCGGCGACGGACAGACCACCCAGTTTACGCAAGCCTCGCTGGTAAATATGCTGCGACGCTTTGGAATCGATGTGCCTGCCTCGACCGTAATGGTCAAAAATGTGGCGGCCGTTATGGTGACAGCCGACTTGCCTCCTTTCGTGAAGCCGGGTAGCCGCATTGATGTGGTGGTCTCCTCGATGGGCGACGCCAAATCGCTACAGGGGGGCACGCTTCTACAGACGCCCCTGCGTGCCGCCAACGGCCAAATCTACGCGGTAGCGCAAGGCCCTATTTCCATCGGGGGCTTTAACTATGAGGCGGGCGGCTCCAAAGTGCAGAAGAACGATGTCAACGTGGGGCGCATACCCGGAGGAGCCTATGTAGAGCAGGCCGTGCCGATGTCGCTAAGCCAAGATGGCACCACATTGGAGTTCACCCTGCAATCGCCAGACTTTACGACGGCAAGCCGTATGGCCAACGCCATTCGCCAGCAGCTCAATGTAAGCACATTAGCGGAGGATGGTGCCACCGTGGAGGTGGTGGTACCGAACCAATGGCGGCAGAACCTCGTGGGCTTCATCTCCAAAGTGGAAGAGGTGACCCTCACGCCGGATGTGGTGGCGCGAATCGTGGTGGATGAGCGCACCGGTACGGTGGTGATAGGTGGCAATGTGCGGCTTGGCACCGGGGCTGTGGCGCACGGCGATATCAATGTAGAGGTGAGCAATACGCCTGTGGTGGTGCCGCCCCCTCCCTTTTCGGTCAACCCACCGCCAGCTACCGTGGTGCCGTTGAAGAGCACCCAAGCCACCGAGCATGGTGGGCAGCTCGCCGTTATTCCGCAAACAACAACGGTAGACCAGCTCGTGCATGCCCTCAATGCGCTAGGAGTGACTCCGCGCGACCTCATCGCCATTCTCCAAGGCATGCGTGCGGCCGGCATGATCCAGGCCGAGATAGATATTCAGTAAGGAGTGCCATTATGGATACAGTGTCCTCGCCAACATCGGCTGTTTCGACGACGCAGGGAGCTACCCCTCTACAGCAACAACAGGCGCGACTGAAGAAAGCGACGCAGGAGTTCGAGGCGCTCTTTCTCACCACACTGCTGCGCCCGACTTTGAAAGAGATGGTGGGCGGCGATTCGCTTTCTGACAACAGCTATGAGATGGGCTACTACCAAGATATGATGGAGCATCGCCTTGCCGAAGTGCTCGCCAAGAACGGTGGTTTAGGCCTAGCAAAGACGCTCTATAACGAGCTTGCACCCCATCTTCGTGGGGTGAGCACCAACGCGGAAAGGAAGAAGTAGCCACCAATGCCGACAACATCCCCTGGACACTTGGCAACAAGCCTGCGTAAGGTGCTGCAACGCCAACTTGTGCTGTCGCAGCAACTGCTCGAACTTGCCAAAGAGCAGAATGCCGCACTTGTGAAAAACGATATCGCCCTGCTGCAGCAGTTGAATGAGCGACAGCAGACCTGTCTAAGCGAACAAGAGGCGCTCGAGCGCACCCGTGTGGAGATCGCGTGCAAGTTGGGCAAGGCGTTTGGGCTAAAAGGGGTTCCGCCGCTGCAGCAGCTCTTACCGCATTTGACAAAATCCGACCAGGAGGCGCTGCTCGCACTGCGAGGGGAACTGTTTCGCGTGCATGACGAGATAACGGCCGTGCATGAGCGCAACCGCCTACTGCTTCGTAACGGCCTCAACTACATCGTCTTTAGTTTACGCCTGCTCACTGCGGCTGCACTTCAGCCAGCCCGCTATGGAACGAATCTTAATGAAGTGGTGACACCCAGTTTTTACATAGACAGCAAGGCCTAAAGGCTTTGCATGTGTTCTCAAACTTATGGACGCACGGAAGCGTTAGGGCCAAAAACACGGTTGGCCTACATCCTTCAAGGAGAAGAAACCATGCCATCTAGCTTTTTCGGATTAGAGATCGGTTATTCGGCGCTGGCCTCCAGCCAGATCGCCCTCGATGTCGTTTCGAACAACGTGTCGAACATCAACACTCCTGGCTATGCACGGGAAACGGTAACCTTCGATGAGACCGATCCGTTTACCTTGCCTGGACTCGACAGTTTCTCGCCAGGGCAACTGGGGACAGGTACCACGATCACAGCCATCAACGAGGTGCGAGATCAGTTTCTTGATCGTCAAATTTTGGCGGCCAACTCCGATCAAAGCGCCTATAACACGCTTCAGCAGGTGCTTGGTCAGGCACAAACGGCCTTCTCCGAGCCTAGCTCGAGCGGCATAGGACAGCAGCTAACAAACTTCTTTAACGCCTTTAGCAATCTCGCCGCTAATCCAGAGGACCCCGGCATTCGCGCCACCGTTGTCAACCAAGCGGTAACCCTTACCAATGCATTCCATAACGTGAGCAATTCGCTGAGCCAACTGCTACCTAACCTCAATTCGCGCATTCAGATGGATGTACAGCAGCTCAATAGCATCACAACGCAGATCGCCACTCTGAACCATCAGATCGGGGTGAGCATCGCTGCGGGGCAACATCCAAACGATCTGATTGACAAGCGTAGCGCGTTGCTTTCTCAGCTTAGCGGCTTGGTGAACCTTCAGATTGTGGACGAGGTCAACCCTCAAACCGGGCAACCTAACGGGGAGATAGATGTGCATGTGGGAGGGTTTACTCTTGTTCAAGGCGATACCGCGGAGCCGCTTTCTTATACCTCAACCTCGGTCGGCAGTGCCAACACATTGGGGCTTGTGGACTCACAAGGAAACGCCATCCCACTTTTAGGGGGTGAGATTTACGGCCTTTTGAAGGCATCGGCGATGGTTCAGGGCTATCAGAGCCAGCTCGATACCCTTGCCTATAACCTCATCAACGCGGTGAATAGCATCCATCAAACGGGCATGGGGTTAGATGGCTCTACCGGCACCCTCTTCTTCTCTTCACCGCCTCCCCCTCCAGGTACCGGTGCGGCCGCCTCTATCTCGGTGAATTCGGCTATTATCGCCGACCCTCAAAAGATCGCAGCGGCCTCGGTTCCCACGCCACCCAATCCACTCGCACCAGGAAACGGGGATGTGGCAAGCCAAATTGCCAACCTGGCTAACACGGCCGTTATCGGCGGCGCCTCGTTAAACGATTACTATAATGCGCTGATATCCACGATTGGCTCGGACACGCAGACGGCGCAATCGCAAGCCAATAACCAACAGCAGATCGTCTCGCAGTTGCAAAGTCAACAACAGTCGGTTTCGGGTGTGAACCTGGATGAGGAGCTAACCAACATGCTGCAGTACCAGCGAACCTACCAGGCGGCGGCACGGGTGATCAATATGGCCGATGCCTTCCTA of Chthonomonas calidirosea T49 contains these proteins:
- a CDS encoding flagellar hook-basal body protein codes for the protein MERGLYAAASAMVAQQTIQDVIAQNVANATTVGYKQDVPTFRSLTALELERLNGNSSQGVPIGELGTGVMPDRIYTDWSVGPIEQTGNPLDASLGQGLFFAVSTPAGERYTRAGNFRLDGQGNLYTAAGFPVLDDRGQPINVGRGPNVAIDRMGNVTVNNKPVARLRIVRIDPNFLQKQGDSLFALVGGPAPVQVNNPQVLPGTLEQSNVNVVTGLVDLIVVQRNYEMAQKAILTQDELLKQTTNNVGSVS
- the flgG gene encoding flagellar basal-body rod protein FlgG; translation: MDRALFTAATGLAAQQLSLDVIANNLANVSTVGFKASRVDFEDLIYQTPQEPGTQTGPNSMLPTGQQIGLGVSSGTTTTVNTQGTFQQTGRQYDLAIQGNGYFKILMPDGTTAYTRAGNFSVDGTGKLVTPDGYALQPEIVIPPDAVSFSVSPDGQVSVRRAGQQQPTVVGQLQLTTFVNPAGLRAMGGNLFMPTPASGPAVDSTPGTQGAGTLQQGVIESSNVDIVSEMVRMIILQRAYETNSKVIQSADSMLGIANSIKQG
- the flgA gene encoding flagellar basal body P-ring formation chaperone FlgA, producing the protein MKRCTFFLGLWLVCGFHSTGYAAKKPDKSAPTGVTIVAKAESVVSGSLIHVGDIATIQGGSPTLQQAIAAVVVGVAPLPGLSRSIMAGDILVHLREAQLASPSIHIKAPTMILVRRAANNVAANQIVQVALAAAQKAVQGIAGAVIVPDPVEGNMVLPTGQLQIVAGQVGGDPGLGTLFVPVNLYVDDKLVQATTVTFHVHRRLQALVANRTLEPRDILQPDDVSLVTVDLPPGFNDPITDAKEAIGKRATRRILAGAPIPASALEVPPVVQAGNIITVLYVVGQARITAYGTAQQSARIGDTIHVYITSTHKIIDAVVLDAHTAEVMNN
- a CDS encoding flagellar basal body L-ring protein FlgH, encoding MRRSFRCFLAFAIFVLGLSLAAPRVKAQSLFPVKEANEELKGSSSASAASLFSDLRAHNVGDVLTITVAESTTAQTTASTKASQTDSVDAFGGTGLIHNFFRSLALSASNSRNATGDGTTSRSGTFVTTLSVRVKKVLPNGTLLVEGSRVMKINKETQKITFTGIVRPEDIGPDNTVPSSLVADVKVAYDGKGIVGDTQHEGILTRIFRFLF
- a CDS encoding flagellar basal body P-ring protein FlgI, coding for MARLIVLWVAGVMAFGLCTAAWADAPPSNAPAQNTLKPSAPTSAPAEATANAGFVPINGLTRVKDIANLQGVRGNQLIGYGLVVGLEGTGDGQTTQFTQASLVNMLRRFGIDVPASTVMVKNVAAVMVTADLPPFVKPGSRIDVVVSSMGDAKSLQGGTLLQTPLRAANGQIYAVAQGPISIGGFNYEAGGSKVQKNDVNVGRIPGGAYVEQAVPMSLSQDGTTLEFTLQSPDFTTASRMANAIRQQLNVSTLAEDGATVEVVVPNQWRQNLVGFISKVEEVTLTPDVVARIVVDERTGTVVIGGNVRLGTGAVAHGDINVEVSNTPVVVPPPPFSVNPPPATVVPLKSTQATEHGGQLAVIPQTTTVDQLVHALNALGVTPRDLIAILQGMRAAGMIQAEIDIQ
- a CDS encoding rod-binding protein codes for the protein MDTVSSPTSAVSTTQGATPLQQQQARLKKATQEFEALFLTTLLRPTLKEMVGGDSLSDNSYEMGYYQDMMEHRLAEVLAKNGGLGLAKTLYNELAPHLRGVSTNAERKK
- a CDS encoding flagellar protein FlgN translates to MPTTSPGHLATSLRKVLQRQLVLSQQLLELAKEQNAALVKNDIALLQQLNERQQTCLSEQEALERTRVEIACKLGKAFGLKGVPPLQQLLPHLTKSDQEALLALRGELFRVHDEITAVHERNRLLLRNGLNYIVFSLRLLTAAALQPARYGTNLNEVVTPSFYIDSKA